From Anopheles arabiensis isolate DONGOLA chromosome 3, AaraD3, whole genome shotgun sequence, a single genomic window includes:
- the LOC120900018 gene encoding CD63 antigen-like, whose protein sequence is MPSLGISCVRYMVFFFNFLFAITGLVVIVTGAIIQSNYYHYSNFVGDNFWTAPIVLIVIGSIIFVVACFGCCGAAKESPCMIITFSIFLALVFLAEIGIGIAGYYKHEELSGILEKGFNKTLDSYATDKGAQEAWNLVQSEMVCCGIKGPEDWEPIYKNDTVPRACCHRMPVGVNKCTREYASTEGCFSKLSSYLGSKSLILAGIGIGLAIVQLIAVLLACCLYGSFRRQYETV, encoded by the exons ATGCCTTCGTTAGGGATATCGTGTGTACGCTATATGGTGTTTTTCTTCAACTTCCTGTTTGCG ATCACCGGGCTGGTCGTGATTGTTACGGGAGCCATCATTCAATCGAATTATTACCATTACTCGAACTTTGTCG GTGACAACTTCTGGACCGCACCGATCGTACTCATCGTCATCGGGTCGATCATCTTCGTCGTGGCATGCTTCGGTTGCTGCGGTGCCGCCAAGGAGAGCCCGTGCATGATCATCACC ttttccattttcctggCACTGGTGTTCCTGGCCGAGATCGGCATCGGCATCGCCGGGTACTACAAGCACGAAGAGCTGAGCGGCATACTGGAGAAGGGCTTCAACAAGACGCTGGACAGCTACGCCACGGACAAGGGCGCCCAGGAGGCGTGGAATCTCGTGCAGTCGGAGATGGTGTGCTGCGGTATTAAGGGACCGGAGGACTGGGAACCGATCTACAAGAACGACACGGTGCCGCGGGCCTGCTGCCACCGGATGCCGGTCGGTGTGAACAAGTGCACCAGGGAGTACGCCTCGACGGAGGGCTGCTTCTCGAAGCTGTCCAGCTATCTCGGCTCGAAATCGCTCATCCTCGCCGGCATTGGCATCGGGTTGGCCATTGTGCAG CTGATTGCTGTCCTGCTGGCCTGTTGTCTGTATGGATCCTTCCGCCGTCAGTACGAGACCGTCTAA